Proteins encoded by one window of Longimicrobiales bacterium:
- a CDS encoding GGDEF domain-containing protein, which translates to MTPAKPEQADVRLLAGGAIVYVLLLASGALASPLLPLASVWLFHATLDVQRRRALAFFAGAALLLLVTELVRATLGWRDIAALTAVIAAAWLPLQLLRVRATRDARRLAHLDRILAEADSGERPTPEGVALAHLRDLEHALVDLARRVQARRVILWRIERAANRARAVAASSGPLPGAPAPLRGSPLGWVWEEGVQMQIEPAPSWAAADALVLATRLRTEGADGTLLTYEFASDQARPPADRLDAAAVTVRSVLDTHELQLAAVGDRRRLDRLMGALRKIPAEPDLDAVARELLRAARNLVDTTGGAIALWDGDASRVLVCDSSDGGPESGRTLLTNDSEMAIAARAEGRIVREDRPRNAPPVASREERWVYPPRALVTVPLKTPTGVVGLLALWRSEFPRFDEGSMELVDAAAPYFGLVLNHARQYGMARERAERDPLTKLRNRRAFDAALDAESARFQRYERPLSVLLVDLDHFKQINDTHGHEAGDAVLQLVARTLEHELRDNDIPARFGGEEFVVLLPETDRPHAQDAAERLRRAIEKLTFQWQGRAVPIRASIGVASCPECAGSPHDLVRAADEALYEAKENGRNQVRVAPLK; encoded by the coding sequence ATGACGCCGGCAAAACCCGAACAGGCGGACGTTCGCCTTCTCGCCGGTGGCGCGATCGTCTACGTGCTGCTGCTGGCCAGCGGCGCGCTTGCGTCCCCGCTGCTGCCCCTGGCTTCCGTCTGGCTCTTCCATGCGACGCTGGACGTCCAGCGCCGCCGTGCGCTCGCGTTCTTCGCGGGCGCCGCGTTGCTCCTGCTCGTGACCGAGCTCGTGCGCGCGACACTCGGCTGGCGCGACATCGCAGCGCTGACGGCGGTGATTGCCGCCGCATGGCTGCCGCTGCAGCTGCTGCGCGTGCGTGCCACGCGCGACGCACGCCGCCTCGCGCATCTCGATCGCATCCTCGCCGAGGCCGATTCCGGCGAGCGGCCCACGCCGGAAGGCGTCGCGCTCGCGCACCTGCGTGATCTCGAGCATGCGCTCGTCGACCTTGCCCGTCGCGTGCAGGCGCGCCGCGTGATCCTCTGGCGCATCGAGCGCGCTGCCAACCGGGCGCGCGCCGTCGCAGCGTCCAGTGGTCCGCTGCCGGGCGCGCCAGCACCACTCCGCGGCTCACCGCTCGGGTGGGTCTGGGAGGAGGGCGTGCAGATGCAGATCGAGCCAGCGCCTTCGTGGGCTGCCGCCGACGCTCTCGTCCTTGCCACGCGGCTGCGCACGGAGGGAGCCGATGGCACCCTGCTCACCTACGAGTTCGCCAGCGACCAGGCGCGACCGCCCGCCGATCGCCTCGACGCCGCTGCGGTGACCGTGCGCTCCGTGCTCGACACGCATGAGCTCCAGCTCGCCGCCGTGGGCGACCGGCGACGGCTGGACCGGCTGATGGGCGCGCTCCGCAAGATCCCCGCAGAGCCCGACCTCGATGCGGTCGCGCGGGAGCTGCTGCGGGCCGCCCGCAACCTGGTCGACACGACCGGCGGTGCGATCGCGCTCTGGGACGGCGACGCTTCACGGGTGCTGGTCTGCGACAGCAGCGACGGCGGGCCGGAATCCGGCCGCACCCTGCTGACCAACGACTCCGAAATGGCGATCGCCGCGCGTGCGGAAGGTCGTATCGTCCGGGAGGACCGCCCGCGCAACGCGCCGCCCGTCGCATCGCGCGAGGAGCGCTGGGTCTATCCGCCGCGGGCTCTCGTGACCGTGCCGCTCAAGACCCCGACCGGCGTCGTCGGACTGCTGGCGCTCTGGCGGAGCGAGTTCCCGCGCTTCGACGAGGGCAGCATGGAGCTGGTCGACGCCGCCGCACCGTACTTCGGGCTCGTGCTCAACCACGCCCGCCAGTACGGAATGGCGCGCGAGCGGGCAGAGCGCGATCCGCTGACGAAGCTGCGGAACCGGCGCGCCTTTGACGCCGCACTGGATGCCGAGAGCGCACGCTTCCAGCGTTACGAGCGTCCCCTCTCGGTGCTTCTGGTCGACCTCGACCACTTCAAGCAGATCAACGACACCCACGGCCATGAGGCCGGCGACGCCGTCCTGCAGCTCGTTGCCCGCACGCTCGAGCACGAGCTGCGCGACAACGACATACCTGCCCGCTTCGGCGGCGAGGAGTTCGTGGTGCTGCTGCCGGAGACGGACCGGCCCCATGCGCAGGACGCGGCCGAGCGGCTGCGGCGGGCGATCGAGAAGCTGACGTTTCAGTGGCAGGGACGGGCGGTCCCGATCCGCGCATCGATCGGCGTCGCGTCCTGCCCGGAGTGCGCGGGCAGCCCGCACGACCTGGTGCGCGCGGCCGACGAGGCGCTGTACGAGGCCAAGGAAAACGGCCGCAACCAGGTGCGCGTCGCGCCGCTCAAGA